Proteins from a single region of Parvularculales bacterium:
- the ruvB gene encoding Holliday junction branch migration DNA helicase RuvB → MSRLVDSASMMDEEGGTLALRPRRLAAFIGQPHLRNNLSIFIEAAQGRGEAMDHVLLAGPPGLGKTTLAQIIAGELGVNFRATSGPVIQRAGDLAAILTNLETHDVLFIDEIHRLSPAVEEILYPAMEDFQLDLVIGEGTSARSVRIDLEPFTLVGATTRSGLLTTPLRDRFGISLRLDYYNIESLQQIINRGARILGIDVADEGASEIARRARGTPRVAGRLLRRVRDFAGVAGNMVIDEGTARQALHQLEIDELGLDSMDHRYLYCLATKFQGGPVGVETLAAALGEARDAIEEMIEPYLMQKGFLNRTPRGRLLTEAALAHLGLPPIPSLGGENQDGLFDEKETQNSTGTNRDTKDTSV, encoded by the coding sequence GTGAGCAGACTGGTAGACTCAGCTTCCATGATGGACGAAGAGGGGGGGACTTTGGCATTACGTCCTCGGCGGTTGGCAGCTTTTATCGGTCAGCCGCACTTGCGCAATAATTTATCTATTTTTATCGAGGCCGCCCAAGGGCGCGGCGAGGCCATGGATCATGTGTTGCTGGCAGGACCGCCCGGATTGGGCAAAACAACGCTGGCGCAGATTATTGCAGGCGAGTTGGGGGTTAATTTTCGGGCCACCTCAGGACCAGTGATTCAACGGGCAGGGGATTTAGCAGCAATTTTGACCAACCTCGAGACACACGATGTGTTATTTATTGATGAGATACATCGTCTTTCTCCAGCGGTTGAAGAGATATTGTATCCGGCCATGGAAGACTTTCAGCTAGACCTTGTTATTGGCGAGGGGACTTCGGCGCGTTCTGTGCGCATTGATTTAGAACCCTTTACGCTGGTTGGTGCTACCACCCGCTCCGGTCTTCTAACAACTCCCTTGCGGGATAGGTTTGGTATTTCTCTTCGGTTGGATTATTATAACATAGAATCCTTGCAACAGATTATCAATCGGGGCGCGCGGATTTTAGGGATTGACGTAGCCGACGAGGGGGCTTCAGAAATTGCACGTCGGGCGCGGGGAACGCCTCGGGTGGCAGGGCGGTTGCTACGTCGGGTACGGGATTTTGCAGGCGTTGCTGGTAATATGGTCATTGATGAGGGGACTGCCCGTCAGGCTTTGCATCAACTAGAGATTGATGAGTTAGGCCTTGATTCAATGGATCATCGCTATCTTTACTGTTTGGCTACCAAGTTTCAGGGAGGTCCCGTAGGGGTTGAAACTCTTGCCGCTGCTCTTGGAGAGGCACGGGACGCTATTGAAGAAATGATAGAGCCTTATTTGATGCAGAAGGGATTTTTAAACCGCACACCGCGAGGACGATTGCTGACAGAGGCAGCATTAGCTCATCTGGGGTTGCCCCCTATTCCCTCATTAGGGGGTGAGAATCAGGATGGGTTGTTTGATGAGAAAGAGACGCAAAACTCTACCGGAACAAACAGAGACACAAAAGATACAAGTGTGTGA
- the ruvA gene encoding Holliday junction branch migration protein RuvA: protein MIGKLRGLIDDAGDDWLIIDVGGVGYHVICSARTLRDLPKRGEVVSLAIETYVREDQLRLFGFIDEAERHWFRLLLNVQGVGVRVALALLGIMSPDELSTAIAVEDKPALVRAPGVGARVAQRITSELKDKALPVMDNKGVVAVGNNRSRIMREAVSALVHLGYSETQASSAIASAMGTLGATAETKQLIRQGLRDLSV, encoded by the coding sequence ATGATTGGTAAGCTGCGAGGCCTTATTGATGATGCTGGTGATGATTGGCTGATTATTGATGTTGGTGGCGTGGGATATCACGTCATTTGCTCAGCACGCACGCTACGGGATTTGCCTAAACGAGGGGAGGTGGTCTCTCTGGCTATTGAGACATACGTAAGAGAAGACCAACTGCGCTTATTTGGATTTATTGATGAAGCAGAGCGGCATTGGTTTCGGTTATTGCTGAATGTGCAAGGGGTAGGGGTGCGGGTAGCTCTGGCTCTTTTGGGCATTATGTCTCCAGATGAATTATCTACTGCTATTGCTGTGGAAGATAAACCGGCGCTGGTTCGCGCACCAGGTGTTGGCGCACGGGTAGCCCAACGCATTACCTCAGAGTTGAAAGACAAGGCCCTTCCTGTTATGGATAACAAGGGAGTAGTGGCGGTTGGTAATAACCGTTCTCGTATCATGCGAGAAGCTGTGTCGGCGTTGGTTCATTTAGGTTATTCCGAAACTCAGGCGTCATCCGCTATTGCAAGCGCTATGGGAACCCTTGGCGCAACCGCTGAAACGAAACAACTTATTCGCCAAGGATTACGTGATCTCTCTGTGTGA
- a CDS encoding mannose-1-phosphate guanylyltransferase/mannose-6-phosphate isomerase: MIIIQPVVLSGGAGTRLWPASRAAQPKQFLPLTGDMSLMEATLQRISVQGYRPALMVGSRAHRDSMAQIVAAMDYNPGGYIHEPIGRNTAAAIALAAIYFEQQDTGETVLLVMPADHHIPDEAAFHAVVATGATAADEGLMVTFGIRPDRPETGYGYIVAEKGQEIGGALPVAQFLEKPSKEKALSLIEAGSCYWNSGIFMFRVDILLGEMSRHCPDILETCRRAFEAGVMEADVLSPDEAMFQDCSSLPLDIAVMERTDKAVVIPADMEWNDVGSWQALWSIADHDGEGNAVRGDVMLEDTSGSYVHADHRLVVLVGLDDMVVVETEEAVLVTQRDRVQDVKAIVERLKASHRDEV, from the coding sequence ATGATAATAATTCAGCCTGTTGTGCTGTCTGGTGGTGCGGGAACACGTCTATGGCCCGCCTCTCGTGCGGCACAGCCTAAGCAATTTCTACCCTTAACCGGTGATATGTCCTTGATGGAGGCTACTCTTCAGCGGATTTCTGTTCAAGGATACCGTCCAGCTTTGATGGTAGGCAGTAGAGCACATCGTGACTCGATGGCTCAGATTGTAGCCGCGATGGATTATAATCCTGGCGGCTATATTCATGAGCCGATAGGACGTAACACAGCGGCGGCTATAGCCCTAGCAGCAATATATTTTGAACAACAGGATACGGGTGAAACGGTTTTGCTGGTTATGCCTGCCGACCATCATATTCCTGATGAAGCGGCGTTTCATGCTGTTGTTGCCACGGGCGCTACGGCAGCCGATGAGGGATTGATGGTAACATTTGGCATAAGACCAGATAGGCCGGAGACGGGTTACGGTTACATTGTAGCAGAGAAAGGCCAAGAGATAGGGGGCGCTTTGCCGGTTGCACAGTTTTTAGAAAAACCCAGCAAAGAGAAAGCGTTGAGTTTAATTGAGGCTGGTTCGTGTTATTGGAATAGTGGCATTTTCATGTTTCGCGTTGATATCTTGTTGGGAGAGATGTCACGTCATTGTCCAGATATTCTAGAGACCTGTCGCAGGGCGTTTGAAGCAGGGGTTATGGAAGCAGATGTTTTATCTCCTGACGAGGCAATGTTTCAGGATTGTTCTTCCCTACCCCTTGATATTGCGGTGATGGAGCGCACAGATAAGGCAGTGGTGATACCTGCTGATATGGAGTGGAATGATGTGGGGTCATGGCAGGCGTTGTGGAGCATTGCTGACCATGATGGAGAAGGCAATGCGGTGCGAGGAGATGTGATGTTGGAGGATACGTCAGGATCTTATGTTCATGCAGACCATCGTTTGGTAGTTCTTGTAGGGCTGGATGATATGGTAGTGGTGGAAACTGAAGAGGCGGTGTTGGTAACCCAACGTGATCGGGTGCAGGATGTTAAAGCCATAGTGGAGCGTCTTAAAGCGAGCCACCGTGATGAAGTATAA
- the ybgC gene encoding tol-pal system-associated acyl-CoA thioesterase, translating into MSGGEEQWPDIAGQIKSRRTKEYVHMLPVRIYYEDTDFSGVVYHANYLRYAERGRSDFLRLVGRSHQQMLAEEPPLVYTVHRITMTFHQPARIDDLLEVCTQFNRITRVRLVIQQTIWRGETLIWSADITVACVDFEGRLKRLPDALYHCLSPYASTS; encoded by the coding sequence ATGTCTGGTGGAGAAGAACAGTGGCCTGATATCGCCGGACAGATTAAGTCCAGAAGGACTAAGGAATACGTTCATATGTTGCCGGTGCGTATCTATTATGAAGATACGGATTTCTCTGGCGTTGTGTATCATGCAAATTATCTGCGCTATGCAGAGCGGGGTCGTTCGGATTTTTTGCGCCTCGTTGGAAGAAGCCATCAACAGATGTTGGCGGAAGAACCTCCTCTGGTTTACACTGTTCATCGAATCACCATGACTTTTCATCAACCTGCCCGTATTGATGATTTGCTGGAGGTTTGTACTCAATTTAATAGAATCACGCGGGTGCGACTGGTTATACAGCAGACTATATGGCGCGGTGAAACCTTGATATGGAGCGCAGATATCACTGTCGCCTGTGTTGATTTTGAAGGACGATTGAAACGACTGCCTGATGCTTTATATCATTGTTTATCGCCTTACGCATCTACATCGTGA
- a CDS encoding AGE family epimerase/isomerase, which produces MEQGVQTGELSKVAQDVRCWLEKVALPLWARAGVNPEHGGFREYLTREGDVEDGGITRLRVQARQIYVFSHGAMLGWSEGLEGARRGFEFLISYGWREDSGGWCHRLTAEGTVYDGLRDTYDHAFVLLALAWYYRASRDDRALALIRRTLLFLDTHLLDTTHGGYREGLPDEGHRRQNPHMHLLESMGALYEATGEIDYIVRSAELVTLLERHFLDADKGVLREFFAEDWQPIQTGKGEIWEPGHHYEWVWLLWCCKRWSVPFSSALPDRLFQFAEEQGINSTTGLVWDGVGLDGTIRGPTHRLWPQTERLRALIVRYKAGQTEASAITDFVEALFRYYLNDPLVTPGLWVDCVDAEGMPMGHVVPASTFYHLFGAFAALMSVA; this is translated from the coding sequence ATGGAGCAGGGAGTACAAACGGGTGAATTGAGTAAAGTTGCGCAAGATGTGCGCTGTTGGCTTGAGAAAGTAGCTTTGCCATTGTGGGCTCGTGCAGGTGTAAATCCAGAGCACGGCGGGTTTCGGGAATACCTTACCCGTGAGGGGGACGTTGAGGATGGGGGTATTACACGCCTTCGGGTTCAGGCACGACAGATTTATGTATTTAGTCATGGCGCGATGCTTGGGTGGTCTGAGGGACTTGAGGGTGCACGGCGGGGATTTGAGTTTCTCATTTCTTATGGTTGGCGTGAAGATTCAGGGGGGTGGTGTCATCGTTTGACAGCAGAGGGTACGGTCTATGATGGGCTACGAGATACGTATGACCATGCTTTTGTTTTGCTTGCATTAGCTTGGTATTACCGAGCGAGCAGGGATGATAGGGCATTAGCGTTGATTAGACGTACATTATTATTTTTGGATACGCATCTTTTAGACACCACCCACGGTGGTTATCGGGAGGGATTGCCTGATGAGGGGCACCGTCGTCAAAACCCTCATATGCATTTATTGGAATCTATGGGTGCTCTCTATGAGGCTACCGGTGAGATTGATTATATAGTTCGCTCTGCTGAATTGGTGACGTTGCTGGAGCGACATTTTCTTGATGCTGACAAAGGAGTACTGCGGGAGTTTTTTGCAGAGGACTGGCAGCCTATACAAACGGGAAAGGGTGAGATTTGGGAGCCGGGCCATCATTATGAATGGGTCTGGTTGTTGTGGTGTTGTAAGCGCTGGAGTGTGCCGTTTTCTTCAGCGCTACCAGATAGATTATTTCAGTTTGCTGAAGAGCAGGGGATTAATTCTACAACTGGCCTTGTGTGGGATGGTGTGGGGTTAGATGGTACGATACGTGGCCCAACTCATCGGCTGTGGCCTCAAACAGAGCGCTTGCGTGCACTTATTGTGCGATATAAGGCAGGTCAGACAGAGGCCAGCGCGATAACGGACTTTGTTGAAGCTCTATTCAGATATTACTTAAATGATCCTCTTGTGACGCCGGGCTTGTGGGTGGATTGTGTTGACGCTGAGGGCATGCCTATGGGGCATGTTGTGCCAGCAAGTACGTTTTATCATTTGTTTGGAGCGTTCGCGGCCTTGATGAGTGTGGCCTGA
- a CDS encoding lytic murein transglycosylase — translation MVKRHVLNVINLWGVLTFGSLLGCGSCDAGAVVPEPRRSLEEWRADLRHDVIVANIPDSIFDEAMKGFEPDDRIIIAAKTQPELTVAIEDYLERAVSSTRIATGQNMIAHHRDLFDRLETHYGVDRYILAAIWGIETSYGKYQGRYNVVHALATLDYEGRRRTFARKQLIAALQILNQGHIAPEHMKGSWAGAMGHPQFIPTSYHAYAQDFDGVEGEDIWGSIPDALASAANYLKKSGWRTGQPWGYEVHVPEGFEYSLADSVVHKNLQEWDALGVSPYETDSEGRVREHTASLFLPAGHRGPAFLTFDNFRVILRYNNSTSYALAVGHLADRLRGRDIIRGRWPDNASPLKREERKTLQRLLSAQGYDIGAIDGIIGTKTRAAIRHWQKAHGEPADGFPTVLTLNKIKND, via the coding sequence ATGGTAAAAAGACATGTTTTGAATGTAATTAACCTTTGGGGGGTTTTGACTTTTGGGAGTTTATTAGGTTGCGGATCTTGTGATGCGGGTGCGGTTGTGCCTGAGCCACGCCGGTCATTGGAAGAATGGCGTGCTGATTTGCGGCATGATGTTATAGTGGCCAATATTCCGGACTCTATATTTGACGAAGCCATGAAAGGTTTTGAGCCGGATGATAGAATCATAATAGCTGCAAAAACTCAACCTGAGTTGACAGTTGCGATTGAAGATTATCTGGAGCGAGCGGTTTCTTCTACTCGCATTGCCACCGGACAGAACATGATAGCGCACCATAGAGATTTGTTTGATAGGCTAGAGACTCATTATGGAGTAGATCGCTACATTCTGGCGGCTATATGGGGCATTGAAACCAGCTATGGCAAATATCAGGGACGATATAATGTGGTACATGCTCTAGCAACGCTAGATTATGAAGGGAGACGGCGCACTTTTGCTCGCAAGCAGCTGATCGCCGCTTTGCAGATTTTGAATCAAGGCCATATAGCCCCTGAACATATGAAGGGTTCATGGGCAGGCGCTATGGGGCATCCGCAATTTATTCCCACAAGCTATCATGCCTATGCGCAGGACTTTGATGGGGTTGAAGGTGAAGATATATGGGGGTCTATTCCCGATGCGTTGGCCTCTGCCGCTAACTATTTAAAAAAATCCGGATGGCGAACAGGACAACCATGGGGCTATGAAGTGCACGTGCCAGAAGGATTTGAGTATTCTCTAGCTGATAGTGTTGTCCACAAAAACCTTCAAGAGTGGGATGCACTGGGAGTTTCTCCTTACGAAACAGATAGTGAAGGCAGAGTGAGAGAGCATACTGCATCATTGTTTTTACCAGCGGGGCATCGGGGCCCGGCTTTTCTGACATTTGATAATTTCCGCGTTATCTTGCGTTATAATAATTCTACGTCGTATGCGTTGGCGGTGGGTCATTTGGCAGATAGGCTTCGGGGTCGTGATATAATTCGGGGACGCTGGCCAGATAATGCTAGCCCACTTAAGCGGGAAGAACGTAAAACCTTGCAGCGGCTTTTGTCAGCGCAGGGATATGATATTGGCGCAATTGATGGCATCATTGGCACTAAGACTCGGGCGGCTATTCGTCATTGGCAGAAAGCTCATGGCGAACCAGCAGATGGCTTTCCAACGGTGCTGACGCTAAACAAAATTAAAAACGATTAG
- the ruvC gene encoding crossover junction endodeoxyribonuclease RuvC: MKVRRILGLDPGLRNTGWGVVDVKGNQLIHVANGVIVPDALISVPERLALLAEELEAILDQQHPEEAAVEGLFGNRDIVSSLKLGQACGICLMLPARRQIPVAEYPPNVVKKAVTGSGHARKAQVSLMIRQLMPKSSPQSDHAADALAVAVCHAHNSPIPTPVAGSSAA; the protein is encoded by the coding sequence ATGAAAGTGCGGCGTATTTTGGGTCTTGACCCGGGGTTAAGAAATACCGGATGGGGCGTTGTAGACGTAAAAGGCAATCAACTCATCCATGTAGCTAATGGTGTGATTGTGCCGGATGCATTGATCAGTGTGCCAGAGCGCCTTGCTTTGTTGGCGGAGGAGTTGGAGGCGATTCTTGACCAGCAGCATCCTGAGGAAGCGGCAGTTGAAGGCTTGTTTGGTAATCGCGATATAGTCTCAAGCCTCAAATTGGGACAAGCGTGTGGGATTTGTCTTATGCTACCGGCACGGCGACAAATACCGGTAGCAGAATATCCGCCCAATGTTGTCAAAAAGGCCGTAACCGGCTCCGGGCATGCACGTAAAGCACAAGTGAGTCTTATGATACGCCAGCTCATGCCTAAGAGTTCACCCCAAAGTGATCATGCAGCGGATGCCTTAGCCGTTGCAGTTTGCCACGCCCATAATAGCCCCATCCCAACACCAGTGGCGGGAAGCAGTGCAGCATGA
- a CDS encoding YebC/PmpR family DNA-binding transcriptional regulator — MAGHSKFKNIQFRKGAQDKKRARVFSRLAREITVAARQGAPRPEDNPRLRTAIQAARAANMPGDNIQRAIKRSSNSDTANYEEVRYEGFGNHGVGVIVETLTDNRNRTAGDIRSIFSKYGGSLGENGSVSFMFDHVGAVVYPSSVASADDMLETAIEVGANECDSREGLHELFCATDRLHQVAKALEDRYGEPQSATLVWKPQSTVPLDEDAAKTLIAMLDALDDNDDVQTFHANFDVPDDVLEKLSS, encoded by the coding sequence ATGGCGGGCCATTCCAAGTTTAAAAATATCCAGTTTCGTAAGGGAGCGCAGGATAAAAAACGTGCCCGTGTGTTTTCACGGCTGGCGCGAGAGATAACCGTTGCTGCCCGTCAGGGTGCACCCCGTCCTGAAGATAATCCCCGCTTACGCACCGCCATACAAGCGGCGAGGGCCGCCAACATGCCAGGGGATAATATCCAACGGGCCATTAAACGTAGTTCTAATTCTGATACGGCCAACTATGAAGAGGTGCGTTACGAAGGCTTCGGCAACCATGGGGTTGGCGTTATCGTGGAAACCTTAACGGACAATCGCAACCGAACAGCAGGAGACATTCGGTCAATTTTTTCAAAATATGGGGGATCTTTAGGAGAAAATGGCTCGGTGTCTTTCATGTTTGACCATGTGGGAGCAGTGGTTTATCCCTCAAGTGTGGCGAGCGCTGATGATATGTTGGAAACTGCTATTGAGGTGGGAGCAAATGAATGTGACTCAAGAGAGGGGCTGCACGAATTATTTTGTGCTACCGATAGACTCCATCAGGTTGCAAAAGCGCTGGAAGATCGTTACGGCGAGCCGCAATCTGCAACTCTTGTGTGGAAGCCCCAAAGTACCGTTCCTTTGGATGAAGATGCAGCTAAGACCCTGATTGCCATGTTAGATGCCTTAGACGATAATGATGATGTGCAAACCTTTCATGCTAATTTTGATGTGCCTGATGATGTGCTGGAAAAACTTTCTTCTTGA
- a CDS encoding 5-formyltetrahydrofolate cyclo-ligase produces MPHFFSGKDSTPSPIPITHLENDRAQARTQARRLRKQAARRLGLSFGRASRLLMHQFQNAIRMRQTMPSVVAGYWPIGYEIDPRPLMGWLASRGVGLALPVVIERDEPLMFRAWQKEDPLVPDSLGIMAPVQDAKTVVPHIILTPLLAFDDEGFRLGYGGGFYDRTLKELRRTRNIEAVGLAFSAQYRGLPPREPYDEPLDMVVTERWSLDSRC; encoded by the coding sequence ATGCCCCATTTCTTTTCAGGTAAAGACTCAACACCGTCGCCGATCCCTATCACGCACTTGGAGAACGACCGCGCCCAAGCCCGCACACAAGCACGGAGACTACGCAAACAGGCCGCACGTCGGCTTGGGTTGAGTTTTGGGAGAGCATCACGTTTATTGATGCACCAGTTTCAAAATGCAATTAGAATGCGGCAGACTATGCCGTCTGTTGTTGCAGGCTATTGGCCCATAGGTTATGAAATAGACCCTCGCCCTTTGATGGGTTGGCTTGCCTCTCGCGGTGTGGGCTTGGCACTCCCGGTTGTAATAGAACGGGATGAGCCGTTGATGTTTCGCGCATGGCAAAAGGAGGATCCTCTTGTGCCTGATAGTTTAGGCATTATGGCGCCTGTGCAAGATGCAAAAACTGTAGTGCCTCACATTATATTGACTCCCCTGCTAGCCTTTGACGATGAAGGGTTTCGCTTAGGGTATGGGGGCGGTTTTTATGACCGCACCCTTAAAGAATTGCGCAGGACAAGGAATATTGAGGCGGTAGGGTTGGCTTTTTCGGCACAATACAGAGGCCTACCTCCCCGTGAGCCTTATGATGAGCCTTTGGATATGGTGGTAACGGAACGCTGGAGTCTTGATAGTCGGTGTTAA
- a CDS encoding KpsF/GutQ family sugar-phosphate isomerase: protein MNQSSASPSAVIASAHRTLTLEIAGLQALMDALDGRFDQAVTLLHKARGRVIVSGMGKSGHIARKIAATLASTGTPAQFVHPAEASHGDLGMITEVDIILALSWSGETPELHDLVAYGRQFYIPLLAVTANPNSALAQSATIVLALPDSEEACPNGLAPTTSTTMQLALGDALAMALLEKNGFTAVHFRDFHPGGRLGASLAPVRGIMHTGEHLPLVEAGLPMQQALITMSAKGFGCLGVTDKTGALTGVVTDGDLRRHMGPDLLKANVGDVMTSSPHTVIPDALAAEAMALMTRLKITSLFVVEDTAPIGLVHIHDFLKLDTQ from the coding sequence ATGAACCAATCTTCTGCTAGCCCCTCGGCTGTTATTGCCTCGGCGCATCGTACTTTAACCCTTGAGATTGCTGGATTGCAGGCCTTGATGGATGCTCTTGATGGTCGCTTTGATCAAGCGGTTACTCTGCTCCACAAGGCACGGGGACGGGTCATTGTGTCAGGCATGGGGAAAAGCGGACACATTGCCAGAAAAATTGCCGCAACTTTAGCCTCAACTGGAACACCCGCCCAATTTGTACACCCTGCCGAGGCCAGTCACGGCGATTTAGGTATGATTACAGAGGTGGATATTATCCTAGCCCTGTCGTGGTCTGGCGAAACACCTGAACTCCATGACCTTGTAGCTTATGGTCGTCAGTTCTATATTCCCTTGTTGGCGGTGACGGCTAATCCAAACAGTGCTCTGGCGCAATCTGCTACAATTGTGCTGGCATTGCCGGATTCAGAGGAAGCCTGTCCCAATGGGTTGGCTCCCACAACCTCCACCACCATGCAGTTAGCCCTCGGAGATGCCCTTGCCATGGCTCTTCTTGAAAAGAACGGTTTCACTGCCGTCCATTTTCGGGATTTTCATCCCGGTGGACGTCTGGGTGCATCACTAGCGCCAGTGCGAGGTATTATGCACACAGGCGAGCATCTACCTCTTGTGGAGGCTGGTCTTCCTATGCAACAAGCCTTGATTACCATGTCAGCCAAAGGATTTGGTTGTCTGGGCGTTACCGATAAAACCGGCGCGCTTACCGGTGTTGTAACCGATGGTGACTTGCGCCGTCACATGGGGCCAGATTTGCTCAAGGCTAATGTGGGCGATGTGATGACCAGCTCTCCTCATACGGTAATACCGGATGCGTTGGCGGCAGAGGCCATGGCTCTTATGACCCGTCTTAAAATTACGAGCCTTTTTGTGGTGGAAGACACAGCGCCTATAGGCCTTGTTCATATTCACGATTTTCTTAAGCTAGACACTCAATAG